One genomic segment of Erysipelotrichaceae bacterium 66202529 includes these proteins:
- a CDS encoding DUF4358 domain-containing protein, with amino-acid sequence MKKLIMIGLLLCLMSGCGKDYGTFEQGDKELSRVFSDINEQIDKGSFSIPLLNDRALSDREVETLYHLDMTKIADCMVKTAAVQAQLGEIAIFKVEKKNESYVKKAIESRKEALKKQWGSYVEEADSLLYQAKEGRIGQYYYFVLGSDSEKVVNYMQKIDA; translated from the coding sequence ATGAAAAAACTGATAATGATAGGGCTGCTTCTATGCCTTATGAGTGGCTGCGGAAAGGATTACGGTACCTTTGAACAGGGGGATAAGGAGCTTTCCAGGGTGTTTTCAGATATTAACGAACAGATTGATAAAGGGAGCTTTTCCATTCCTTTGCTGAATGATCGTGCGTTGAGTGACCGGGAGGTGGAGACTCTATATCATTTGGATATGACAAAGATAGCGGATTGTATGGTAAAAACAGCTGCGGTACAGGCACAGCTTGGCGAAATTGCGATTTTCAAGGTGGAGAAAAAGAATGAGAGCTATGTCAAAAAGGCAATTGAAAGCCGTAAGGAAGCATTAAAAAAGCAGTGGGGTTCCTATGTGGAGGAGGCTGACAGTCTGCTATATCAGGCAAAAGAAGGCAGAATTGGACAGTATTATTACTTTGTTCTTGGTTCAGACAGTGAAAAGGTGGTAAACTATATGCAGAAGATAGATGCATAA
- the rlmD gene encoding 23S rRNA (uracil(1939)-C(5))-methyltransferase RlmD — protein MKVTIKKTGINGEGIGYIDRMPVFVPQALIGEEVEIRIVDKQKRYATAELLRVVKSSKNRIRPKCFIQNTCGACPLMIARYPAQLEYKQDLLKQSLIKYAQIDPRKVAKVKASEQVFGYRNQFKLPCAMEEGRLVSGLFMPNSNYFIDVKRCWIHEDGLERIRMDIMRVLNAHGCESYQPHDKKGIRNLVVRGFEGRYQCTIVTGNDELNESLIADLMRIKGVCSLWQSIHTVKKTPEVFGNKMIHLAGDTSLALTFDGLQLQISPRSFFQLNSAQAVQLYRTIASMVKEGNELIVEAYSGIGAISLYLKDKAKEIIGIESIKDAVVNANQNAKLNGCGHVSFLCDDAASKLTYLSKKRAIDVLVVDPPRSGLDDAMLDCILRSKIKNIVYVSCNPATLGKNLAVLGSRYNVEKIQPIDMFPHTPHVESIVLLCRK, from the coding sequence ATGAAAGTAACGATTAAGAAAACAGGAATCAACGGGGAAGGAATCGGGTATATTGACCGTATGCCGGTATTTGTACCGCAGGCACTGATTGGTGAGGAAGTGGAAATCCGTATTGTCGATAAGCAAAAGCGTTATGCGACTGCTGAGCTATTGCGTGTGGTGAAAAGCAGTAAGAACCGCATCCGTCCAAAGTGCTTTATTCAAAATACCTGCGGAGCCTGTCCGCTGATGATTGCCCGTTATCCGGCACAGCTGGAATACAAGCAGGATCTGTTGAAGCAATCTCTGATTAAATATGCGCAAATCGATCCAAGAAAGGTCGCAAAGGTGAAAGCAAGCGAGCAAGTCTTCGGATATCGCAATCAGTTCAAGCTGCCTTGTGCTATGGAGGAAGGACGGCTGGTTAGTGGTTTGTTCATGCCGAATTCCAATTATTTTATTGATGTTAAGAGATGCTGGATACATGAGGATGGCTTGGAGCGTATCCGTATGGATATCATGCGTGTTTTGAATGCACATGGCTGTGAATCTTATCAGCCGCATGATAAAAAAGGTATCCGCAATCTGGTAGTCCGTGGATTTGAAGGACGGTATCAGTGTACGATCGTGACCGGGAATGATGAGCTGAATGAGTCCCTGATAGCAGATTTGATGCGGATAAAAGGGGTTTGCAGTCTGTGGCAGAGTATACATACAGTTAAAAAGACTCCGGAGGTTTTCGGGAATAAAATGATCCATCTGGCTGGAGATACCAGTCTGGCTCTGACATTTGACGGGTTACAGCTTCAGATTTCACCGCGATCATTTTTTCAGCTTAACAGTGCGCAGGCGGTACAGCTGTATCGTACGATTGCGTCCATGGTGAAGGAAGGCAATGAGCTGATTGTGGAGGCTTATAGCGGAATCGGGGCGATTTCTTTATATCTGAAGGATAAGGCGAAGGAGATTATCGGAATTGAGAGTATTAAGGACGCAGTTGTGAATGCGAACCAGAATGCAAAGCTGAACGGCTGTGGGCATGTTTCCTTTCTGTGTGATGATGCGGCAAGTAAGCTGACATATTTGTCAAAAAAGCGTGCGATTGATGTCCTGGTTGTGGATCCGCCAAGGAGTGGACTGGACGATGCTATGCTGGATTGTATTTTGAGAAGCAAAATCAAAAATATCGTGTATGTGTCATGTAATCCGGCAACGCTTGGAAAAAATCTGGCTGTTTTAGGTTCACGATACAATGTGGAGAAAATTCAGCCGATTGATATGTTTCCACATACTCCACATGTGGAGTCAATAGTATTGCTATGTAGAAAATAA
- a CDS encoding conjugal transfer protein: MAIFHFTVKIVGRSKGKSVISTSAYLNGDVMKNEETGRISYYTSKKEVVYTSLMMCENAPPEWLQVPEENIKRFQQSIRYKRADDKEAALEKFKITFQKQWLWNEVLKIEKNADAQLGRSFEFSLPKEWSRQEQIDYTTEYIQKTFVDKGMCADWSIHDKNDGNPHVHLLVTMRPFNPDHSWGNKEVKDWDFVRDTDGNIVVDESHPDWWQDKKNPDRHGIRIPVLDENGVQKVGARNRKQWKRVLTDATGWNNPKNCELWRSEWAKMCNRHLSIDNQIDHRSYERQGKLKVPTIHEGADARKIEKKYLTGQIRKGSWKVEENQMIKKQNALLKKVIATFGKVSGALSIWKEWLNDIRRKQRSNSHDGSNDYTDRGTAEYHGRDASGDTGKGREADVLSGAGRTIAAIRERIVRAATNLTGYRRTVDASGRKDRPDTETHRRKSAMAGIGTEIKQREPAIAETEQRITELEQQLEKGRLIDERIKKLKERRSTGRVASADRADAGRTRPERPDYQETESAARRIADLEREVKQREQSREHSSLKERLEENKRIIAERERENAHRKGHDRGMSR, translated from the coding sequence ATGGCGATATTTCACTTTACAGTAAAGATTGTCGGACGCAGTAAAGGAAAATCTGTCATATCCACATCGGCATATCTTAATGGAGATGTGATGAAGAATGAGGAAACAGGCAGGATCAGTTACTATACTTCCAAAAAGGAAGTTGTCTACACCAGTCTGATGATGTGCGAAAATGCACCTCCTGAATGGCTGCAGGTACCGGAAGAAAATATAAAAAGGTTTCAACAGTCTATTCGTTATAAAAGAGCGGACGATAAGGAAGCCGCACTGGAAAAGTTTAAAATCACATTTCAGAAACAGTGGCTATGGAATGAGGTCTTGAAGATAGAAAAAAATGCAGATGCACAGCTTGGACGCTCATTTGAATTTTCCTTACCGAAAGAATGGAGCAGACAGGAACAGATTGATTATACAACCGAATATATTCAAAAAACTTTCGTGGACAAGGGAATGTGTGCCGATTGGAGCATACACGATAAGAACGATGGGAACCCACATGTGCATTTACTTGTAACCATGCGACCATTCAATCCAGACCACTCATGGGGCAACAAAGAAGTCAAGGACTGGGATTTTGTCAGAGATACTGACGGAAATATCGTGGTTGATGAATCCCACCCTGACTGGTGGCAGGATAAGAAAAATCCTGACCGGCATGGAATCCGTATTCCGGTACTTGATGAAAACGGAGTACAGAAAGTCGGGGCAAGAAACAGAAAACAATGGAAACGAGTTCTGACCGATGCTACCGGCTGGAACAATCCAAAAAATTGTGAGTTATGGCGAAGCGAATGGGCAAAGATGTGTAACCGACATTTATCCATAGACAATCAGATTGACCACCGCTCTTATGAAAGACAGGGAAAATTAAAAGTCCCTACTATCCATGAGGGTGCAGATGCAAGGAAGATTGAGAAAAAATATCTCACCGGACAGATAAGGAAAGGTTCATGGAAGGTCGAGGAAAACCAGATGATTAAAAAACAAAATGCACTGCTGAAAAAGGTAATCGCAACCTTTGGTAAGGTATCCGGTGCATTGTCAATATGGAAGGAGTGGTTGAATGACATTAGAAGAAAGCAAAGAAGTAATTCCCATGATGGAAGCAATGATTACACAGATAGAGGAACAGCAGAATATCATGGCAGAGATGCTTCAGGAGATACAGGAAAAGGACGAGAAGCTGATGTGCTTTCAGGAGCAGGAAGAACGATTGCAGCAATTAGAGAAAGAATTGTCAGAGCTGCTACAAATCTTACCGGATACAGAAGAACTGTTGATGCTTCTGGAAGAAAAGACAGACCAGATACAGAAACTCACAGACGAAAATCAGCAATGGCAGGAATTGGCACAGAAATTAAACAGCGAGAACCGGCTATTGCAGAAACAGAACAGCGAATTACTGAACTTGAACAGCAATTAGAGAAAGGAAGGTTGATTGATGAACGAATTAAGAAACTCAAAGAGCGACGATCAACTGGAAGAGTTGCTTCTGCTGACAGAGCAGATGCAGGAAGAACTCGACCAGAAAGACCGGACTATCAGGAAACTGAAAGTGCAGCTCGACGAATCGCTGACCTTGAACGAGAGGTTAAACAGCGAGAACAGAGCAGGGAACATTCAAGCCTTAAAGAACGACTTGAGGAAAACAAAAGAATTATTGCAGAGCGAGAAAGAGAAAACGCTCACCGCAAAGGACATGATAGAGGAATGTCGCGATAA
- a CDS encoding excisionase family DNA-binding protein, giving the protein MTERKIALSIEEAADYTGIGRNTLRKLVEWKKLPVLKVGRKVLIKTDILEKFMEANEGRDLRDKGNVKAVTRNVAT; this is encoded by the coding sequence ATGACGGAAAGAAAGATTGCATTATCCATCGAGGAAGCAGCCGACTATACAGGAATTGGCAGAAACACTTTGAGAAAGCTGGTTGAATGGAAGAAACTTCCGGTATTAAAGGTCGGAAGAAAAGTTCTTATTAAAACTGACATTCTGGAAAAGTTCATGGAAGCCAACGAGGGGCGAGATCTGAGGGATAAAGGAAATGTAAAAGCTGTCACAAGAAATGTGGCAACTTAA
- a CDS encoding tyrosine-type recombinase/integrase has product MAKGSVRKKGKKWYYRFYVEDASGNLVQKEYAGTESKSETEKLLRQAMDDYESKKFIAKSENITVGELLDIWAEEELKTGTLSNGTVQNYLGAITNIKKHPISERKLKNVTSEHLQAFFDLLSFGGTYPDGSERKGYSKDYIRSFSAVLQQSFRFAVSPKQYITFNPMQYIKLKYQTDEVDLFSDDDMDGDIQPIPREDYERLIEFLQDYNPPAILPIQIAYYAGLRIGEACGLAWQDVNLEEQCLTIRRSIRYDGSRHKNIIGPTKRKKVRIVDFGDTLAEILRNARKEQLKNRMQYGELYHKNYYREVKDKNRVYYEFYHLDGTENVPEDYKEISFVCLRLDGSLELPSTLGIVCRKIAQKLDGFEGFHFHQLRHTYTSNLLANGAAPKDVQELLGHSDVSTTMNVYAHSTRKAKRESARLLDKVAGND; this is encoded by the coding sequence ATGGCAAAAGGATCTGTAAGAAAAAAAGGAAAGAAATGGTACTACCGCTTCTATGTAGAAGATGCAAGCGGCAATCTAGTTCAGAAAGAATACGCTGGAACAGAAAGCAAAAGTGAAACGGAAAAACTGCTCCGTCAGGCAATGGACGATTACGAAAGCAAAAAATTCATTGCAAAGTCGGAAAATATTACAGTTGGAGAATTACTTGATATATGGGCAGAGGAAGAATTAAAGACCGGTACTCTCAGTAATGGGACAGTCCAGAATTACCTCGGTGCAATTACCAACATCAAGAAGCATCCAATTTCAGAGAGAAAGTTGAAAAATGTAACATCTGAGCATTTACAAGCCTTCTTCGATCTGCTTTCCTTTGGTGGCACTTATCCAGATGGTTCAGAAAGAAAAGGTTACAGCAAAGATTACATTCGTTCTTTCTCGGCAGTATTACAGCAGTCATTCCGGTTTGCAGTATCACCAAAGCAATATATCACTTTCAATCCGATGCAGTATATTAAGCTGAAATACCAGACGGATGAGGTTGACCTGTTTTCTGATGATGACATGGATGGCGATATACAGCCAATTCCACGAGAGGATTATGAAAGACTGATTGAATTTCTACAGGATTACAATCCACCGGCAATACTTCCAATCCAGATAGCTTATTATGCAGGACTTCGTATCGGTGAAGCCTGTGGTCTGGCATGGCAGGATGTGAATCTTGAAGAACAGTGCCTTACAATCAGACGCAGTATCCGATATGATGGTTCAAGGCACAAGAATATCATCGGACCAACCAAACGAAAAAAGGTAAGGATTGTTGATTTTGGAGATACACTGGCAGAGATTCTTCGCAATGCCCGAAAGGAACAACTTAAAAACCGAATGCAGTACGGAGAACTTTACCACAAAAACTACTACAGAGAAGTAAAAGACAAAAACAGAGTTTACTATGAGTTCTATCATCTGGACGGAACAGAGAATGTTCCAGAAGATTATAAGGAAATATCCTTTGTCTGCTTAAGACTGGACGGAAGTCTGGAACTGCCAAGTACATTAGGAATTGTTTGCAGGAAGATTGCACAGAAACTGGATGGATTTGAAGGATTTCACTTTCACCAGTTGCGCCACACCTACACAAGTAACCTTCTAGCAAACGGAGCAGCACCAAAGGATGTGCAGGAACTGTTAGGGCACTCAGATGTCAGTACCACAATGAATGTCTATGCTCACTCCACAAGAAAAGCCAAGCGGGAATCAGCAAGGCTGCTTGATAAAGTGGCAGGCAATGACTAA
- a CDS encoding tyrosine-type recombinase/integrase — protein MKKTVLNMKMIGEFKTYLYGEERSKATIEKYMRDIMHFYEYLPENDKAITKEKLVAYKNSLSEEYKVSSINSMLVALNGLLDYLNLKNLKLKLHKVQRTVFYEEERELTKDEYKRLLDTALKKKDKRLYMLLQTICGTGIRVSEHKYITVEAVKEGKAVVRNKGKTRTVFIPKKLKRLLKDYCKQESILTGAVFITKSGRPMDRSNIWSAMKKLCRDARVDDKKVFPHNLRHLFALTFYRLQKDVVRLADILGHASIETTRIYTMITGRECQKSLSKMDLIIPLTV, from the coding sequence ATGAAGAAGACGGTATTAAATATGAAAATGATAGGGGAATTCAAAACATATTTATATGGGGAAGAAAGAAGTAAAGCAACGATTGAAAAATATATGAGGGATATCATGCACTTTTATGAGTATCTGCCTGAAAATGATAAAGCTATAACAAAAGAGAAACTGGTTGCGTATAAGAATAGTCTGTCTGAGGAATATAAGGTATCTAGTATCAACAGTATGTTGGTCGCATTAAACGGTCTGCTTGATTATTTAAATCTAAAAAATTTAAAATTAAAATTACATAAGGTACAACGTACTGTATTTTATGAAGAGGAAAGGGAGCTTACAAAAGATGAATATAAGCGTTTGTTGGATACTGCCTTAAAGAAAAAAGATAAACGTCTATATATGTTGCTGCAGACGATATGTGGTACAGGTATCAGAGTATCAGAACATAAATACATAACGGTAGAAGCAGTAAAAGAAGGGAAGGCAGTTGTACGAAATAAAGGGAAGACAAGAACGGTATTTATTCCAAAGAAATTAAAGAGATTGCTTAAAGATTATTGTAAACAGGAAAGCATATTAACAGGTGCTGTCTTTATCACAAAGAGTGGAAGACCAATGGATCGTAGTAATATTTGGAGTGCCATGAAAAAACTATGTCGTGATGCCAGAGTCGATGATAAAAAAGTATTCCCACATAATTTGAGACATCTATTCGCATTGACATTTTATCGTCTACAAAAAGATGTTGTAAGATTGGCGGATATATTGGGACATGCAAGTATCGAGACTACAAGAATATATACTATGATAACAGGTAGAGAATGTCAGAAATCCCTATCAAAAATGGATTTGATAATTCCTTTAACCGTATAA
- a CDS encoding regulator — MKKEEISHCIELTKEIMIRHYQKDDDFAINYLHRSCIWIGSCAEEFYVGKQTIAEVLKKESKELPDIELTAFDYVCVSNDTHECVITGRHTGHTTCTSGEIYSDMQRITFVWKKMKDELLIMHIHVSNPMNNLQEGEIFPHKIGKYTKGYFEMLVNRDIKKNGSITIKDQKNRYHIINIHDILYCEAFDMNCIIHLAKNDVFGRITLLDFEQKLNEKNKDMFKRVHKSYLVNRYHTKSLARYELMLKNEIRIPVSQERYNDVRDWLNQC, encoded by the coding sequence ATGAAAAAGGAAGAAATCAGTCACTGTATAGAACTGACTAAGGAGATCATGATTCGTCATTATCAAAAGGATGATGACTTTGCAATCAACTATTTACATAGAAGCTGCATCTGGATCGGTTCCTGTGCAGAGGAATTCTATGTTGGTAAACAGACGATAGCCGAAGTCCTCAAAAAGGAATCAAAGGAACTGCCGGATATTGAACTAACCGCCTTTGATTATGTGTGCGTATCCAATGATACGCATGAATGTGTCATTACGGGAAGACACACAGGTCATACAACATGCACATCTGGAGAGATCTACAGTGATATGCAGAGGATCACTTTCGTATGGAAAAAGATGAAAGATGAGCTCCTCATCATGCATATCCATGTATCCAATCCAATGAACAATCTGCAGGAGGGTGAGATCTTCCCGCATAAGATAGGCAAATATACAAAGGGATATTTTGAAATGCTGGTCAATCGTGATATTAAGAAAAATGGATCTATTACCATTAAGGATCAGAAGAACCGATACCATATCATCAATATCCATGACATCCTGTACTGCGAGGCATTCGATATGAACTGTATCATCCACCTTGCAAAGAATGATGTCTTTGGACGCATCACGCTGCTTGACTTTGAACAGAAGCTGAATGAAAAAAACAAAGATATGTTCAAGCGGGTGCATAAGAGCTACTTAGTCAATCGCTATCATACGAAGTCTTTAGCACGCTATGAGCTGATGCTGAAGAACGAAATTAGGATTCCAGTGTCACAGGAGCGATATAACGATGTAAGGGATTGGCTGAATCAGTGCTAA
- a CDS encoding AAA family ATPase produces the protein MKMKNDIQKNGFLGEVIAVTNQKGGTGKTTLTINLGVALCKLGYKVLCVDGDKQINMTSGLIKNPKIVENKDLGMLLKNILNDKKIQVQKYITHTRYVDIIAGNRALYNYMKEFDKRSDRNTVYRNILEGIKKTYDFILIDCPPTAGSENVQAYTAAIQILIVSEPSLYSSDGVIDAIEIAQIAKQKTNKDLKILGVVINKMNFGWSDHRDYEADIRQSYQKYVHVFDTVIPCRACVAKATSKGKSVLQHRSKDKASLAFQELALEVIKEVL, from the coding sequence ATGAAAATGAAAAACGATATTCAAAAAAATGGGTTTTTAGGTGAAGTTATTGCTGTTACAAACCAGAAAGGGGGTACTGGTAAAACCACTCTTACAATCAATCTTGGCGTTGCTTTATGTAAGCTGGGCTATAAGGTTCTATGCGTAGATGGTGATAAACAGATCAATATGACAAGTGGACTTATCAAAAATCCTAAAATTGTTGAAAATAAAGATCTGGGTATGCTGCTCAAAAATATTCTTAATGATAAGAAAATTCAAGTGCAAAAATACATTACACATACAAGATATGTAGATATCATAGCCGGTAATCGTGCATTGTATAACTACATGAAAGAGTTTGATAAAAGGTCTGATAGAAACACAGTCTATCGGAATATACTTGAAGGTATCAAAAAAACATATGACTTTATTCTTATTGATTGTCCACCAACTGCTGGATCTGAAAATGTTCAGGCATATACAGCAGCAATACAAATTCTGATCGTATCAGAGCCATCCCTATATAGTTCTGATGGTGTGATTGATGCTATTGAAATCGCTCAGATAGCAAAGCAAAAGACAAATAAAGACCTGAAAATACTGGGTGTCGTTATCAATAAGATGAACTTTGGCTGGAGTGATCATCGAGATTATGAAGCTGATATCAGACAGTCCTATCAGAAATACGTACATGTATTTGATACTGTGATTCCATGTCGTGCCTGTGTGGCTAAAGCAACATCAAAGGGGAAAAGCGTATTACAGCACAGAAGTAAAGATAAAGCATCTTTAGCATTTCAGGAGCTTGCTCTGGAAGTCATAAAGGAGGTTCTGTAA
- a CDS encoding relaxasome subunit MobC, which produces MAKSTKTYEERIRALEKKEQESIEATKKLIAQRKELEKRKKAEESKKRTHRLCQIGGAVESVLGCPIEEEDLPKLIGFLKRQETNGKFFSKAMQKEPFTDMEEV; this is translated from the coding sequence ATGGCGAAATCAACAAAGACTTATGAAGAAAGAATACGTGCATTAGAGAAAAAGGAACAGGAAAGCATCGAAGCTACCAAAAAGCTCATTGCACAGCGAAAGGAACTGGAAAAACGAAAGAAAGCGGAAGAAAGTAAAAAACGAACCCACAGGCTCTGTCAGATTGGCGGTGCGGTGGAATCGGTTCTTGGCTGTCCGATTGAAGAGGAAGATTTACCAAAGCTGATAGGCTTCTTAAAAAGGCAGGAAACAAACGGAAAGTTTTTCTCAAAGGCGATGCAAAAAGAACCATTTACAGACATGGAGGAAGTGTGA
- a CDS encoding helix-turn-helix domain-containing protein, which translates to MESNKSTRIRPIPYDKEDKELLRELGERINRLRVEKKLMQNELTNMAGVHKNFICIIENGVQNPSLLSLYHIIRALDTSLYEFFGGLYGK; encoded by the coding sequence ATGGAATCAAATAAATCAACAAGGATAAGACCAATTCCATATGACAAAGAAGATAAGGAACTTTTAAGAGAACTGGGGGAGAGAATAAATCGATTAAGAGTTGAAAAGAAGCTGATGCAGAATGAACTGACTAACATGGCCGGAGTCCATAAGAATTTTATATGCATCATTGAAAATGGAGTACAGAATCCGTCACTTTTGAGTTTGTATCATATCATTAGAGCTTTAGACACTTCTCTGTATGAATTTTTTGGAGGCCTTTATGGAAAATGA
- a CDS encoding Inorganic pyrophosphatase, which yields MNSFENNAFFWQKLDTLFLSSKLVIDRPRNTCHYKYSNLVYPVDYGYLNDTTGSDQAPIDVFKGSEKSNLVQSVVISADILKKDCEVKLLVGCTEEDENDILEFLNQTEFQKAVLIRRGNEVPEWAQND from the coding sequence ATGAATTCTTTTGAGAACAATGCATTTTTCTGGCAGAAGCTGGATACTTTGTTTTTATCGAGCAAGCTCGTAATTGACAGACCTAGAAATACCTGTCATTACAAATACAGCAATCTGGTATATCCGGTGGATTACGGATATCTGAATGACACGACCGGCTCCGATCAGGCACCGATTGATGTCTTTAAGGGTAGTGAAAAAAGTAATCTGGTACAATCCGTTGTGATCAGTGCGGATATCCTGAAAAAGGACTGTGAGGTTAAATTACTGGTTGGCTGTACAGAGGAAGATGAAAATGATATTTTGGAATTTCTGAATCAGACGGAATTTCAAAAGGCGGTTTTGATTCGCAGAGGAAATGAAGTACCAGAATGGGCACAGAACGATTAA
- a CDS encoding alpha-hydroxy-acid oxidizing protein, whose translation MKTWQEVYANAKTLCAKCRCCPVCNGLACRGETPGPGGKGSGSAFVRNAEMLKKVFITMDTISDNTEIDTTSEFFGHTVSLPVYAAPISGILQNYGAELDDMSYTRALVDGSLRAGTLAFTGDGMHDEMFQGPMSVVKEHDGYGVPTIKPWSKEHMAWRIQLAKEAHALAIASDIDASGLTNLRTSITPVGFKNVEELKEITKICGDVPFILKGILSVKGARKALEAGASGVIVSNHGGRVLDDCLSGIEVLEDIVKVADGRMKVFVDGAFRTGNDVFKALALGADGVLIGRPVSQAVIGDGSDGLVTYFEKIRLELKEAMAMAGCKTIQDITRDCVSVKF comes from the coding sequence ATGAAAACGTGGCAGGAGGTTTATGCGAACGCAAAAACTCTGTGCGCAAAATGCAGATGCTGTCCGGTGTGCAATGGATTGGCATGTCGCGGCGAAACACCCGGCCCTGGCGGCAAGGGGAGTGGAAGTGCATTTGTTAGAAATGCTGAAATGCTGAAAAAGGTATTTATAACGATGGATACCATCAGTGACAATACGGAAATCGATACGACTTCCGAATTTTTTGGCCATACGGTATCGTTGCCGGTGTATGCAGCACCAATCAGCGGTATTTTACAAAACTATGGCGCAGAGCTGGATGATATGAGCTATACTAGAGCCCTTGTGGATGGTTCTTTACGAGCAGGGACGCTGGCATTTACCGGAGACGGGATGCATGATGAAATGTTTCAGGGGCCGATGTCTGTCGTTAAGGAGCATGACGGATATGGCGTACCGACCATCAAGCCTTGGAGCAAAGAGCATATGGCATGGCGGATACAGCTGGCGAAGGAAGCCCATGCACTGGCGATTGCCAGCGATATTGATGCCAGCGGTTTAACAAATTTAAGAACAAGCATTACACCAGTCGGTTTCAAGAATGTGGAGGAACTGAAGGAAATCACAAAAATATGCGGAGATGTTCCTTTTATTCTAAAGGGGATTCTCAGTGTGAAGGGTGCCCGTAAGGCATTGGAAGCAGGAGCATCCGGAGTTATCGTCAGTAACCACGGAGGTCGTGTTCTGGATGATTGTCTGTCCGGTATCGAGGTACTGGAGGATATCGTCAAGGTGGCAGACGGCCGTATGAAGGTATTTGTGGATGGTGCATTCCGTACAGGAAACGATGTATTCAAGGCGCTTGCACTCGGGGCAGACGGTGTACTGATCGGACGTCCGGTTTCTCAGGCGGTGATTGGAGACGGAAGTGACGGTCTTGTAACCTATTTTGAAAAGATCAGACTGGAGTTAAAAGAAGCTATGGCGATGGCTGGTTGTAAAACGATTCAGGATATAACCAGAGACTGCGTCAGCGTAAAATTCTAA
- a CDS encoding helix-turn-helix domain-containing protein: MKDKELRKLIGSRAKQRRLELNLTQPYVAEKMGVTASTILRYENGSIDNTKKMVLEGLSEALHVSIEWLKGETDEYETDITDKKELQIRDAMGDILKQLPLDLSKKEDAFSKDLLLLMLKQYNLFLESFQFACKNYKGNTNEADIAKVMGFESNDEYNEIMFLREITHTVNAFNDMADIVRLYSKKPEMAEQRLENLLSEVLYEDSDSV; this comes from the coding sequence ATGAAAGATAAAGAACTACGCAAGCTGATAGGCAGCAGGGCAAAACAGCGTCGTCTGGAATTAAATCTGACACAGCCTTATGTTGCAGAGAAGATGGGAGTTACAGCTTCCACAATCCTGCGTTATGAGAATGGTTCGATTGACAATACCAAAAAGATGGTGCTGGAAGGTCTTTCGGAAGCACTTCATGTATCTATTGAATGGCTCAAAGGGGAAACCGATGAATACGAAACCGATATTACGGATAAGAAAGAATTACAGATTCGTGATGCAATGGGTGATATTCTCAAACAGTTACCTCTCGACCTTAGTAAAAAGGAAGATGCTTTTTCCAAAGATTTACTGCTGTTAATGTTAAAGCAATATAACCTGTTTCTGGAATCATTCCAGTTTGCCTGCAAGAATTACAAGGGCAATACGAATGAAGCGGATATTGCAAAAGTAATGGGGTTTGAATCGAATGATGAATATAACGAGATTATGTTTCTCCGGGAGATCACCCATACCGTTAATGCCTTTAATGACATGGCAGATATTGTAAGGCTCTATTCCAAGAAACCGGAAATGGCAGAACAAAGGCTTGAAAATCTTTTATCAGAAGTTTTGTATGAAGATTCCGATTCGGTATAG